Proteins found in one Miscanthus floridulus cultivar M001 chromosome 4, ASM1932011v1, whole genome shotgun sequence genomic segment:
- the LOC136549423 gene encoding probable inactive leucine-rich repeat receptor-like protein kinase At3g03770, with product MARGSCRHPLLVLLPPLLLLLLAMVPGSTQLQSSQTWSLLKIQQLLNYPPVLRTWGNSTDFCYGGDYKTASAFVECYGDSVTQLHIMGPGGGPLPKTFSVDAFFTTLTRLPDLRVLTLTGLGLWGPLPGKVSRLASLEIVNVSGNYLYGHLPDGLSRLGSLQTFIADDNMLSGELPGWLGKLPSLVVLSLRNNSLQGALPESVRDMGSLRSLTLSCNNLSGAVPDLSALTNLQVVDLANNSLGPAFPRLGRKVASVVLSGNRFGNGLPAEEVASFYLLERLDVSRNRFVGPFPPALLALPPIEYLSVAGNRLTGLLAANMSCGENLRFVDVSSNLLTGTLPSCLTTRAAAGSDAGKNNNNDESSSKVTLLAASNCLSGTSAAGTQHPALFCQNQAMAVGIVPVQARGGGKAKAKAGIVASSMAAALAIAALAGVAAFLAARKAAVRRAKARPPRRLVEHAASSMSMSISGAYPSQLFANARYISQTVKLQGALGIPAYRSFSLVELEAATNNFEVSRLMGQDAHGQMYRGMLSNGTEVTIRSLRVARRGSQAAAFNRHVEMISRLRHRHLVSALGHCFEYNLDDATVTQLYLVFEYVHNGNLRSRISQGTEGRKLPWVQRISAAIGVAKGIQFLHGGIMPGLFANNLKITNILLDQNLVAKIGSYNIPILAETAKSEGGGGSKYPSDRVPNGDKIDIYDFGVILLEVVTGRPITSIHEVEIMKEQLQSALTSESPGRRRVLVDQAVSRACSDESARTVMEICLRCLVKEPAQRPSVEDVLWNLQFAAQVQDDWRGDSRSTTSEESPLSPSQIPRDPIITRTDAYA from the exons ATGGCTCGAGGAAGCTGCAGGCATCCTCTGCTCGTCTTGCTGCCgccattgctgctgctgctgctagcaaTGGTGCCTGGGTCCACGCAGCTGCAGTCGTCGCAGACATGGTCGCTGCTCAAGATCCAGCAGTTGCTCAACTACCCGCCGGTGCTCCGCACCTGGGGCAACAGCACCGACTTCTGCTACGGCGGGGACTACAAGACCGCCTCCGCCTTCGTCGAGTGCTACGGCGACAGCGTGACGCAGCTCCACATCATGGGTCCCGGCGGCGGCCCGCTGCCCAAGACGTTCAGCGTCGACGCCTTCTTCACGACGCTGACGAGGCTTCCCGACCTCCGGGTGCTGACGCTCACCGGCCTCGGCCTCTGGGGCCCGCTGCCGGGGAAGGTGTCGCGGCTGGCGTCGCTGGAGATCGTCAACGTCAGCGGCAACTACCTCTACGGCCACCTCCCGGACGGCCTGTCCCGGCTCGGCAGCCTCCAGACGTTCATCGCCGACGACAACATGCTCTCCGGCGAGCTCCCGGGGTGGCTCGGGAAGCTGCCGTCGCTGGTGGTGCTCAGCCTCCGGAACAACTCGCTGCAGGGAGCGCTGCCAGAGTCCGTCCGGGACATGGGCTCGCTGCGGTCGCTGACGCTCTCGTGCAACAACCTCTCCGGCGCGGTGCCGGACCTGAGCGCGCTGACGAACCTCCAGGTGGTGGACCTCGCCAACAACTCGCTGGGGCCAGCGTTCCCGCGGCTCGGGCGGAAGGTGGCCAGCGTCGTGCTCAGCGGCAACCGCTTCGGCAACGGGCTCCCCGCCGAGGAGGTCGCCTCGTTCTACCTCCTCGAGCGCCTCGACGTGTCGAGGAACCGGTTCGTCGGCCCGTTCCCGCCCGCGCTGCTCGCGCTGCCGCCCATCGAGTACCTCAGCGTCGCCGGGAACCGCCTCACGGGCCTGCTCGCCGCCAACATGTCCTGCGGCGAGAACCTCCGGTTCGTGGACGTGTCATCCAACCTCCTCACGGGGACGCTCCCGTCGTGCCTGACGACGCGAGCCGCCGCCGGTAGCGACGCGGGCAAGAACAACAATAACGACGAGTCCTCCTCCAAGGTGACGCTCCTGGCGGCGTCCAACTGCCTGTCCGGCACTAGCGCCGCCGGCACGCAGCACCCGGCCCTGTTCTGCCAGAACCAGGCGATGGCGGTGGGCATCGTGCCCGTccaggcgcgcggcggcggcaaggccaaggccaaggccGGGATCGTGGCCAGCTCCATGGCGGCCGCGCTCGCCATCGCGGCGCTCGCCGGCGTGGCCGCGTTCCTCGCAGCGCGGAAAGCGGCCGTGCGGCGCGCCAAGGCTCGTCCCCCGCGGCGTCTAGTGGAGCACGCCGCgtcgtccatgtccatgtccatcaGCGGCGCGTACCCGTCGCAGCTGTTCGCCAACGCGCGGTACATCTCGCAGACGGTGAAGCTGCAGGGCGCGCTGGGCATCCCGGCGTACCGAAGCTTCTCGCTGGTGGAGCTGGAGGCGGCCACCAACAACTTCGAGGTGTCGCGGCTGATGGGGCAGGACGCGCACGGGCAGATGTACCGCGGCATGCTCAGCAACGGCACGGAGGTGACGATCCGGTCGCTGCGGGTGGCGCGGCGGGGGTCGCAGGCGGCGGCGTTCAACCGGCACGTGGAGATGATCTCCAGGCTGCGGCACCGGCACCTGGTGAGCGCGCTGGGACACTGCTTCGAGTACAACCTCGACGATGCCACCGTCACGCAGCTCTACCTCGTGTTCGAGTACGTGCACAACGGGAACCTCCGGAGCAGGATCTCGC AGGGGACCGAAGGGAGGAAGCTCCCCTGGGTGCAGAGGATCTCGGCGGCCATCGGCGTGGCCAAGGGCATCCAGTTCCTGCACGGGGGCATCATGCCGGGCCTCTTCGCCAACAACCTCAAGATCACCAACATCCTCCTGGACCAGAACCTCGTCGCCAAGATCGGCAGCTACAACATCCCCATCCTCGCCGAGACCGCCAAATCCGAG ggaggaggaggaagcaaGTATCCATCTGACAG GGTGCCCAACGGCGACAAGATCGACATCTACGACTTCGGCGTGATCCTGCTGGAGGTCGTAACCGGGAGGCCCATCACGTCCATACACGAGGTGGAGATCATGAAGGAGCAG CTGCAGTCGGCGCTGACGTCGGAGAGCCCGGGTCGGCGGCGGGTGCTGGTGGACCAGGCGGTGAGCCGGGCGTGCTCGGACGAGTCGGCGCGGACGGTGATGGAGATCTGCCTGCGCTGCCTGGTCAAGGAGCCCGCGCAGCGGCCGTCCGTGGAGGACGTGCTGTGGAACCTGCAGTTCGCGGCGCAGGTGCAGGACGACTGGCGCGGGGACTCACGGAGCACCACCAGCGAGGAGTCGCCGTTGTCGCCGTCGCAGATCCCCAGGGACCCCATCATCACCAGGACGGACGCCTACGCCTAG